TAATCTCATACTTAGCTATAACTGATGAGGCTTAAGTATATATAAATTAAGCATTCCCAGCAAAGTTACGGATGAGCAATTTATCCTGTGGCTGTCTATGTTGATTGTTTTAGAACCGATATTAAAAAAAAGTATATATAAACACATTTTACCCTGTATTTATGACAATCTTTAAAGATATACCCTTTACCCATAAAGATTCAGCAAAGAGATGTAAGACGTATGGTCGATGTTTAAAAAAAGAGATTATGTTCAAATAAATCTCAGGTTAAAGATTTAATAACTCTAATTTAGGATGTCAATATGCAAGCAGTGCTGGAATGCCCAAAAATTACAGTTATTCGGCCACAGGGCAAACTCAATGCCGTTAACGCATTGGAATTTGAACGAGATTTGACAGCAGCATTAACACCAAATGATGTCTCAATCTTGCTTGTGGATTTGGCAGCAGTAGAATCATTAGACAGTGCAGGCTTAATGGCATTGGTGTCTGCACTAAAGCTGGCTCAAAACTTGGGGCAAAGTTTAAAGCTATGTTCTGTTTCTCCCGCCTTGAAAATTATCTTTGAATTAACCCAACTTGATGGGGTGTTTGAGTTTGAAGATACAATTGATTTAGCTTTTGTTAACCCTTAAGCATAACATAGAATTTATCTTTGTAGCAAAAATATTAAAGGATGTTTTCAGTTGCAAAGATAAACCTATGGTTATACTCAATCAATGCTAAGGTTGGAGGTGATTATCTGTAAATAATAAAAGTAGCTAGAAGATAGCGCAGTGGCTGTTGCAGTTGAAAAATTAATTACACCGGATATTTTAAAACCCGCGCGTTACCTTGGTAACGAACGCCTAGCAGTACATAAGCCTTGGAATAAGGCAGTAATCAGGTGGGTGTTGACCTACCCAGAAGTATATGAAGTTGGCTCGTCTAATTTGGGGCATATCATTCTCTATAACATTTTGAATGCCCAACCGCGCCAATTATGCGATCGCGCTTACCTCCCAGGTACAGACTTGGCAGCCAAGCTTAGGGAAACAAACACGCCCTTGTTTGCTGTAGAGTCAAAGCGATCGCTAAAAGAATTTGATATCTTAGGTTTTAGTCTCAGTTACGAATTAGGTGCGACCAACATCTTAGAAATGTTGGATTTAGCAGGAATTCCCCTGACATGGCAAGAAAGAGCAACAGAGAATTATCCGCTAATTTTCGCTGGGGGACAAACAGCAACCTCAAACCCTGAACCCTATGCTGACTTTTTCGACTTCTTCGCTTTAGGTGATGGCGAGGAACTCTTACCAGAAATCGGCTTGGTATTAGAAGAAGGAAAAAACGCTGGATTAAGTCGCCGAGATATACTCCTCGACTTGGCACAGGTACCAGGGGTATACGTCCCACAGTTTTATGAAATGGCCGCAGATGGTTCAGTCCATCCCAACCATCCAGATGTACCAAAACGTATTCTCAGGCGAGTCGCAACTCCCATACCCGCTTATTCCATTGGGCTGGTTCCCTACGTAGAAACAGTACACGATCGCCTAATAATTGAAATTCGCCGTGGTTGTACCCGTGGGTGTCGCTTTTGTCAACCAGGTATGCTCACTCGACCGGCAAGGGATGTAGAACCAGAAAAAGTTGTAGAAGCCATCGAACAGGGAATGCGGGCGACTGGTTACAATGAATTTTCCCTACTATCTCTGAGTTGTTCCGATTATTTAGCCCTACCAGCGGTAGGGATGGAAATCAAAAATCGGTTAAAAAATGAAAACATTTCCCTGACTTTACCCAGTCAGCGCGTAGATAGATTTGATGAGAACATTGCCAACATCCTCGGTGGTACACGGCAAGGTGGATTAACATTTGCACCAGAAGCCGGCACCCAGCGGATGCGGGACATTGTTAACAAAGGTTTGACGAATGAAGAATTGCTGAGAGGTGTAAAAACAGCTTGGGAACAAGGCTGGGATAAAATCAAACTCTATTTTATGATTGGCTTGCCGGGTGAGACAGATGCAGATGTTGTCGGCATTGCTGAAACGGTACGTTGGTTACAGCGAGAATGTCGGGGTCAGGGCAGAAGACCGCTAAACTTTAACCTGACAATTTCTAACTTTACGCCCAAACCGCATACACCATTTCAATGGCATTCAGTCGCTACCGCTGAATTTAAACGCAAGCAAAGCCTACTACGGCAAGAATTCCGCCCGATTCGGGGAATCAAGGTGAATTTCACCGATGTCCGCATTTCGGCAATGGAAGACTTTGTGGGTAGAGGCGATCGCACTTTGGGCAAAGTTCTGCGTCGCGCCTGGGAACTAGGTGCAGGCATGGATTCTTGGTATGATAATTTAGATAAAGCCTTCACGGCTTGGGGTCAGGCGATCGCCGAAGCCGGACTAGACTGGAAATACCGCCAAGTCGAAAACGGCGAATGGAATTTGTTTCATCCAGAAGAAAAAGATTCCTGTAATCACCACTCCCTGGATCTCCCCCTCCCTTGGGATCATATTGATACTGGAATTGACAAAAAGTGGCTGCAAGAAGACTTACAACGCGCCTTAGAAGCAGCAATTGTCCCCGATTGCTCTTTTGAAGGTTGTTCGCATTGTGGTGTCTGCGGCACAGATTTTGGCCATAATATTGTGATTGAGCCACCTACTATCCCAGAATTTGCAGGTGAGTTTGTTCCCAACACCACCAAAGCCCAAAGATTGCGTGTCTGGTTTGGGAAACAAGGTGATATGGCTTTATTAGGTCATCTGGATTTATTGCGCTTGTTTGACAGAGTTATCCGCCGAGCAAGTTTGCCAATTGCCTTTACAGGTGGATTTCACCCCAACCCACGCATTATGATTGCCAGTGCTTTACCTTTAGGTGCTACTAGCAATGGTGAAATCGTGGATTTTGAGTTAACGACCCCTGTAGATATCCAGGCTTTCCAAGCTAAGTTAGCCCAGGAACTGCCGACTGATATACCTATATATGGCGTAGCAGAGATAGATTTTAAATCTCCCGCAGCTACCCAAATCTTAGCCGCAGCCGAGTACCAGATTACAGTAGCCATGCTGGATGCAGCCACACCTGCACAATGGCAAGATTGGATTGATGTCATCTTAGCGAAGGACGAAATTAACGTAGAGCAAACAACCAAATCAGGCAAAACTCAAATAGTAAATCTGCGCGATCGCCTGTTTGAATTAGCATTAGTAACCGTTAAAAATAGCACCGCTGAACCTACCTCGATTCTGCGTTATCTAGGTAGTTGTCGCAACGACGGTGTTTCCTTACGTCCTGAGCAAATCCTATCTATGCTGGCAGTAGTGGCAAACCGAGAATTTCAACTTCTGCAAATTCACCGCAATCAGTTAGTTTTAGGAGTATAATCCCTAAAGGGCAACTTGCTAGTAGTTGCCCTGATGTAGCACATCGTGGGAATTGATTTTTAGCAAGGTTGCGTTAGAATGAGGTGAAGAGAAATTTTCTGACGCTGCATTGAATTCACTAGTTCACTACCCTTATACTCAGGGAGCGAAAGCAAAGATACTAGAGAGAAAATTCTAGGGTTTTATCCCAGATAAGCTGAAGCGGATTAAAAAGCAACCTCTCTTTATAGCTACCTTGCGAACTAGTAACTTAACAGCAGGCTCCGTCGGCAACTCTTACTCTATATTTTTTTAAACAACTGCTAAATGCCTAAACCCTAGGTGGTGCGGGTATCGCATCAAAAATCAACCACGACGGTTGATTTATTTACTTAAAAAATATGCAGCCGTTCTGGAATAAACAGGCGTGTCAACGCAATTACTCAGACATTTGCTCTTTAACTTTGAAGCTCGGCTTCACAAATTTTATTATCAGCAGTACCCTTAGTAGCTGGTAGGGGCGAGGGACATAACAAACCTCCAGAACTACACTCGTGCTGCCAATTTTTGAGGAAATTGAATGCCAAAACAAATTATCATCGCAGAGCAGCATCAAATTGCTGCCGTATTTTCGGAAGATCAAATACAAGAACTCGTTGTAGCCACAGGCCATCACCAAATTGGTGATATCTACTTAGGTGTAGTAGAAAACGTATTACCCGGAATTGACGCAGCTTTTGTAAATATTGGTGATCCAGAACGTAACGGCTTTATTCATGTCACAGACTTAGGCCCTTTGAAGCTAAAGCGGACAGCCGCCGCCATTACAGAACTATTAGCACCCCAGCAAAAAGTTCTGGTGCAAGTTATGAAAGAGCCAACCGGCACAAAAGGGCCGAGGCTAACAGGTAACATTACTTTACCTGGACGTTATGTAGTACTGATGCCTTATGGTCGGGGTGTAAATTTATCCCGCCGGATTAAAAGTGAAAATGAGCGCAATCGCCTGCGGGCGTTAGCAATTTTAATCAAACCGGCAGGGATGGGTTTGTTGGTACGAACAGAAGCCGAAGGCAAACCCGAAGAAGCCATTATGGAAGACTTGGAATTGCTGCAAAAACAATGGGAGGCAATTCAACAAGAAGCACAATCGACCCGTGCGCCAGCACTACTGAACCGGGATGATGACTTTATCCAGCGGGTATTGCGAGATATGTACGGTGCAGATGTCAACCGAATTGTGGTCGATTCCAGCACTGGACTGAAGCGGGTGAAACAGTACTTGCAGAACTGGAGTGGCGGACAGACACCACAAGGATTGTTAATTGATCATCACCGCGATCGCTCACCCATATTAGAATACTTCCGCATCAATGCCGCTATTCGGGAAGCACTCAAACCAAGAGTAGATTTACCTTCTGGCGGCTACATCATTATTGAGCCAACAGAAGCCCTGACAGTAATTGATGTTAACTCTGGTTCCTTCACGCGATCGGCAACAGCCAGAGAAACAGTGTTGTGGACAAACTGCGAAGCCGCCACAGAAATTGCCCGCCAATTGCGACTGCGAAATATCGCCGGAGTCATTGTTGTAGACTTCATCGATATGGAATCACGGCGCGATCAACTGCACGTTCTAGAGCATTTCAACAAAGCACTCAAAGCAGACAAAGCACGTCCTCAAATCGCTCAACTTACAGAACTTGGCTTAGTAGAATTGACTCGGAAGCGTCAAGGGCAAAATATATACGAATTGTTTGGTGGAACTTGTCAAACCTGTGGTGGTTTAGGACATATAGTCCATTTACCAGGAGAAAACGAAAACCGCTTACCAACACCAGCAGAAGTGCCTGAGCGTTTCGTATCCTTGCCCCAAAGAGAACCTCGTTTGCCAGTAGCGCGGATCACAGAACCAAGAGAAAGCTTTGATAGCTTTGGTGACAATTTTGATGCTGACACCGATTTAAGCTCCTTGAATTTAGTCAATCATCCCAGCTATCACGAATTGGGTGATAACAATAAGCGTGGTGGTCGCACTAACCGTCGTAGACGCATTGGCATCAATGGCGCAAATGGTAAAGATGAAACAAGGCTGGCTCCTAATTCGTTAGGTTTTGAGAATGATACCGAGCTAGATCTGGATAATGACGTTGACTTAAGCCCAACACCAGAAATTCCAGCACCTAGCTTAGGTAAATCAGGTTGGACAGAAAGAGTCGAACGCAATAAAGTCATCAAAACAGAACCAGTCAAACCAGTGGTTGAACCACCGGAGATTAGAACCGTAGAAATGACTTTAGAAGAACAAGATGTTTTTGCTTTGATGGGAATATCTCCCTTAGTGAAATTGGATAGGGAAGTCAAAAATCCCAAGTCGGTGATTATTAACGTTGTTCAGCCTGGACAAGGAGCAAGTACAGCCCCAGAAACGCCCTCCGCTACAATTATTACCGAAACTCCCAATAAAGAAGTAAACATCTCACCGCCAGAAGAGTTAGAGCAACAATCTCCACCACCAGAAAAAGTTGAGTTAGATGGATTTGCTACTAATGCTGAAGAATCTGAAGCAAATCTAACTGCCACAGGTAGCCGTCGCCGCCGTCGTCGTTCCTCTGCTGTAGATTCTAATTCTGAGGACAGTTAATATCTCCTATGGAGATAGAAATTAAACAAACTGCTGTTGTACCAGCAGGCTTGGCTGAACTCCCTTGGTTGGAGTTCACACCTGATTTATTCGGTATCCCAGGATTAATTGCGGGTGTCGATGAAGTCGGGCGTGGTGCTTTATTTGGGCCTGTTGTTGCAGCAGCAGTCATCTTACCTGACAGCGCTTTTCCAGAACTCATCGCCTCTGGCATTAACGATAGTAAAAAGCTGTCTAGTTCTCGCAGAACTAAGTTAGCAGCACAGATTTGTCAGCTGGCAACAGACTGGAGAATCGGTTTTGCTGCAACTGCTGAAATTGATCAAATAAATATTTTGCAGGCGACACTGTTAGCCATGAAACGGGCTGTACTTAAATTGAAAGTACAGCCTGTAATATGCTTGGTTGACGGTAATCAAGCAATTAAAGATTTGCAAATACCACAACAAACAATAGTCAAAGGAGATGAGCGATCGCTCTGCATCGCAGCTGCTAGTATTGTGGCTAAAGTCTGGCGTGACGACTTGATACTGCGTTTAGCCGCAAAATATCCACAGTACGACTTAGCAAAAAATAAAGGATATGGTAGCCCCAAACATTTACAGGCGCTACGAGATTACGGCGCTTCATCTCTACATCGTAAATCTTTCAGCCCTTGCCAAATTCAGCAGTAATTTGGGGTATTGTTTGGTCGGTGCGCTCAGGTTTTGGTGTGCTAATTTTTCTTTCACATAGATGTAGTGATAGCTAATTTTCCCAAACTTTAACCAATTAATGGCTATTTTAAAGTAGCCATTAATTCTTCATTTAATACTTAGATAAAACTAATCTAAATTCAAAATTGGTAAGTCACCACTATTATCTTCTATTGCTTGCTCTGTCATTTGAGATGTCACCCAATGACGATAATCTACTAGTAGCTGATGTAACAATCTTTGCTTAACAGTTAATAGCACACTTTTCAGCAAACCATTGCCAGTAGCTTCTAAAATTGGCTTTGGTGTAAAAGAAAGTGGTGGCGGGAGTTCTACTTGTACTTCTAAGTCGGCTTTTCCTTCCAGGCGAGTACCACTACTAGATTGATAGGGTGACAAATGACCTTGTAAATTGAGTGTAAAACGTTGGTTAATATATTCAAATCCGAGGATTTCACAACTTAGCGATCGCAAATAAATTATGCCATTTGATTCTGCCCACACCCTCATGTCTACCGTCGGCTGAATGCTTAATGTCATAAATGATAGAGGACGCATTTTTAACCGAAATACTTCTTCGGAAAGTTGTTGAAAACGACTATTATCAACTAAAGCATTCACCAATCTTTGAGGCTGCCGCAAATAATGTTGAATAGGAATAGGCTGTTGCGGTACAGCAATTTTTACCGATTGAGAAGCAGTAAATCTGGTAGGCATGATTTGCAGACAGCAATTATTTAATACTTTTATATATTAATAAATTTAGTGTAGTTATTATTTTAATTAAATAAAAAAGTGAGGATAAGTCATACTTATGTTAAACCTCAAATCTGAATAATAGATTTACCCAATAATACGAATTTTTTAAAATTATTACTATTTATATAATTATAAATCAAATCACAGCTATTTTATGAAAATACTTTTTTAAGTATAAATATCAAAAAAAGCAAAAATTATACCAGTGTTAAAACAGAAGATGATCATGAAGAGAAAAACGTCAATCTCTTGGCTCCGTTGTATCCATTCCCGCTATCGTTTACATTGGTTCTCTAGCCTTTCGTTCTAAGTTAGTAAGACAAAAGCTGCAATGATGGCACTTTCTCCCTAAGTTGTTTTCCTAGCTGGTAGAGATTCAGATAATCAAAGGTACACCCAATTTATGCAAGTATTACAAGATAAAATCGCTACTATACTGATGTCTCTAGATTTATGGTTAATTGGATTCCATACAGTAGTAAATTAGGCATCCTAACATTGTTTTCGTACTACACAACCCAGTAAATGTGCTGGTGAATATAATTAAAAGCTGTATCATTATTCAATAGAAAACAAGAGTATGAAGTCAAATAAAGCAATTTAAATCAATATTTTGTTTCTTTAAGAGTGGATTTGCCTGCGGTATAGTCTATGAATCTCACAGTAATTCCCATTTAAATTCTATGTCTTTATCTATTGCTCATCTAGGGCCACCAGGCACTTATGCAGAACAAGCAGCAGTTTTATATGTCAATTGGTTGAGCAAAACTACAGGAATTGCAGCTACTTTATGCCCATATCCCAGCATAGCTCAATCACTCCAAGCGGTGGCTACTAGAGAAACTGAGTTAGCGGTTGTACCAGTAGAAAATTCCATTGAAGGTAGTGTCACGATGACAATGGATGCACTGTGGCAATTGGACAGTTTGCGAATTCAATTGGCATTAGTGATGCCTATTGTCCATACTTTAATTTCTTGCGCTCCCAGTTTAGATCACATTCAGAAGGTGTATTCTCACCCCCAGGCTTTAGCACAATGTCAAAATTGGTTAGGTAAAATCCTGCCAACTGTACAAATCATACCGAACAATTCCACAACAGAAGCCCTACAATTACTCCAACAAGATGTAACAGCAGCGGCGATCGCTTCTTCTAGAGCTGCCCAACTCTATAATTTGCCGATTCTTGCTCAAGGAATTAATGACTATCCAGAAAACTGTACTCGCTTTTGGGTAGTGAGTCAAAATCAGCCAACATCTGAATATCAGATAAATACATTAAATCCTACTCATAGCTCTCTAGCTTTTAGCGTCCCTGCAAACATTCCTGGTGCGTTAATCAAGCCTTTGCAAGTATTTGCTGAACTAGGCATTAATCTTAGCAGAATTGAATCTCGCCCTACCAAGCGATCGCTAGGAGAATATGTATTTTTTATCGACCTAGAGACAGATATTACAAAACCCAAAATGCAATCTGCTATAGCCGATTTAATGGGTTACATAGAAATTTTAAAAATTTTTGGTAGCTATGGGGTTTTATCTGTCAACGTTGTGGAAGCATAATCCCAGAACGAAAAACTTCATATCAAGTAAGTTTGTTTTTGCAGAGTTAGCGACTACTCATGCAAGAACACATAATAGTGAACTCACAGGGTAGAACGCCAAGAAACTTTAGACTCTGCATAATTTTTCATCGATCTTCGCTTAAGATTTCTGATTAAAAGTATCTTTTAGTACAGAACGAGCTGCTAAATGATTACGAGTAGAAGTTAAAATTTCTGCTTCTCGTTCTAAGCGAGCAGCTGTATCTTGCATTTCTAGCAATGACTGTTGTTCAGCAGCCACACCATAAAGATTACTCGCTACCCAATAAGATAGCTCTATTGGCAAATCTGGTAATTCTTCTGGCAGTTCAATGTTTTGTTCTGTTAATTTGGCAGAGAGACGCACTACATCTTTAAGCAGTTGTTCAACTTCTGCACCTAAAGGGCGTAAGTCTTTGGCTGGTGGTTCATCTTCTATCCACTGTACCAAACCGACGCGATAAGGCTTTTCCCGTACATACTCTAAGACCCGAAACCTTTGTTGTCCCAAAGTCAGCATTTTCATCCGGTCGTCTGGTAGGCGCTGGTAATGGATGATTTCTGCACAACAGCCAACATTTGCAATCGTGCCTTTTACTGGATCGACCATTAGTACTCCAAACCTGCGATCGCTTTCCAAAATCGTATTCATCATGATTCGGTAGCGGAATTCAAAGATATGTAATGGTAATGGTCTAGTAGGAAAAAGAACTACTTCGGGTAACGGGAACAGAGGTAGTTCACGAACAGCAATTCTAGAAGAAGATGTCATTGTTACCTTATAATAAATTTAATTTTAAAAATTTATTGTTCTCTGCTTTCCCGTACTTTATTTACATTCTATCACTAAATAAAAAGCCCTGAGATCAATTTTCTCAGGGCTAGTTCCGTATTCGTACTATAGTCAATGGTCAATAATAATTTTTTTATAACTATTGACTCTTGACTGATTACAACTTGACTTCAATATCCACACCGGATGGCAAATCTAACTTCATTAACGCATCAATAGTTTTAGAGGAAGGCTGGTAGATATCAATAATGCGACGATGAGTACGGGTTTCAAAATGTTCGCGCGAATCTTTGTCTACGTGAGGAGATCGCAACACGCAATAGATTTTCCGTTTTGTAGGTAAGGGAATTGGGCCTATGGCTGTAGCGTTAGTCCGGTTAGCTGTATCTACAATCTTCTCGCAAGATGTATCTAATAATCGACGGTCAAAAGCTTTTAAA
This window of the Nostoc sp. HK-01 genome carries:
- a CDS encoding anti-sigma-factor antagonist, with translation MQAVLECPKITVIRPQGKLNAVNALEFERDLTAALTPNDVSILLVDLAAVESLDSAGLMALVSALKLAQNLGQSLKLCSVSPALKIIFELTQLDGVFEFEDTIDLAFVNP
- a CDS encoding ribonuclease E, whose translation is MPKQIIIAEQHQIAAVFSEDQIQELVVATGHHQIGDIYLGVVENVLPGIDAAFVNIGDPERNGFIHVTDLGPLKLKRTAAAITELLAPQQKVLVQVMKEPTGTKGPRLTGNITLPGRYVVLMPYGRGVNLSRRIKSENERNRLRALAILIKPAGMGLLVRTEAEGKPEEAIMEDLELLQKQWEAIQQEAQSTRAPALLNRDDDFIQRVLRDMYGADVNRIVVDSSTGLKRVKQYLQNWSGGQTPQGLLIDHHRDRSPILEYFRINAAIREALKPRVDLPSGGYIIIEPTEALTVIDVNSGSFTRSATARETVLWTNCEAATEIARQLRLRNIAGVIVVDFIDMESRRDQLHVLEHFNKALKADKARPQIAQLTELGLVELTRKRQGQNIYELFGGTCQTCGGLGHIVHLPGENENRLPTPAEVPERFVSLPQREPRLPVARITEPRESFDSFGDNFDADTDLSSLNLVNHPSYHELGDNNKRGGRTNRRRRIGINGANGKDETRLAPNSLGFENDTELDLDNDVDLSPTPEIPAPSLGKSGWTERVERNKVIKTEPVKPVVEPPEIRTVEMTLEEQDVFALMGISPLVKLDREVKNPKSVIINVVQPGQGASTAPETPSATIITETPNKEVNISPPEELEQQSPPPEKVELDGFATNAEESEANLTATGSRRRRRRSSAVDSNSEDS
- a CDS encoding ribonuclease HII/HIII translates to MEIEIKQTAVVPAGLAELPWLEFTPDLFGIPGLIAGVDEVGRGALFGPVVAAAVILPDSAFPELIASGINDSKKLSSSRRTKLAAQICQLATDWRIGFAATAEIDQINILQATLLAMKRAVLKLKVQPVICLVDGNQAIKDLQIPQQTIVKGDERSLCIAAASIVAKVWRDDLILRLAAKYPQYDLAKNKGYGSPKHLQALRDYGASSLHRKSFSPCQIQQ
- a CDS encoding prephenate dehydratase translates to MSLSIAHLGPPGTYAEQAAVLYVNWLSKTTGIAATLCPYPSIAQSLQAVATRETELAVVPVENSIEGSVTMTMDALWQLDSLRIQLALVMPIVHTLISCAPSLDHIQKVYSHPQALAQCQNWLGKILPTVQIIPNNSTTEALQLLQQDVTAAAIASSRAAQLYNLPILAQGINDYPENCTRFWVVSQNQPTSEYQINTLNPTHSSLAFSVPANIPGALIKPLQVFAELGINLSRIESRPTKRSLGEYVFFIDLETDITKPKMQSAIADLMGYIEILKIFGSYGVLSVNVVEA
- a CDS encoding peptidase S16 lon domain-containing protein encodes the protein MTSSSRIAVRELPLFPLPEVVLFPTRPLPLHIFEFRYRIMMNTILESDRRFGVLMVDPVKGTIANVGCCAEIIHYQRLPDDRMKMLTLGQQRFRVLEYVREKPYRVGLVQWIEDEPPAKDLRPLGAEVEQLLKDVVRLSAKLTEQNIELPEELPDLPIELSYWVASNLYGVAAEQQSLLEMQDTAARLEREAEILTSTRNHLAARSVLKDTFNQKS
- the rpsJ gene encoding ribosomal protein S10 translates to MATLQQQKIRIRLKAFDRRLLDTSCEKIVDTANRTNATAIGPIPLPTKRKIYCVLRSPHVDKDSREHFETRTHRRIIDIYQPSSKTIDALMKLDLPSGVDIEVKL